CATTGATGGAATGGTTTAATTGATGCAACAACTAATTTCACTTTGGGTCAGTACAGTGTTCCCCCAACTGCTGGGGAAAGATATTTCTTCAGGAACAACAGCTGGTGTCTCCCCTTAGCCTACCTCTTTCCCACAGCATTTGAATCCCTCACATGCTTTAATGGAATATCCCCCCCACGTCCCTCCTAGGGCTACACAGTGCCATCCTCATCCAGCTCACTGTGTCTCACATCACCAGGGGCATCCCTCTGTCAACAGTTCACAGGGTCACAGGCAGAGATGCAGGGATTTGATAACAGCACTCCTTAACATTCACTTCTGTGTACATAACAAGGTTAAAAGTGGCATTTATTGAATCACTCTGCTCAAACATGGGTCTTATTGGCCAGGAGAGCATCCAAAGTGTTTCAGAGTGAAGGACACCTTGAGTGAACATGACGCCTTGGCACAGCCAAATACTAGGTTACAAGAAAAGGGTCATACTGCACCCTTGCTCCTTGAAAGCCAACATACAGCTGCTGACTTTACATtcctcactgcagcagcagaaaaactgcATGATGGAGAAGCTCAGCCATCTGAAGATCTCACACTTGCAAAACCCCTTGTTCACAAAGGAATAACCAGATCCAAACACAACACTAACAGCAAGAGACTTTATGGAGAGGGTGAAAAGGCCCAGCTGGAATGTGGTGTTGGCCAAGACAGTGCTTGTGTGTCTTGAGCAGAATGTGTCAAGTTGTCACTTGTTCTGCTGGAGAGGGAGCCCAACCGCAAAGACTGCCACTAGGGTTTGTTTGGGgtctgtttttttgtttttaaaatgaaaaaaaagttctttagCACATGTTTCGACACTCACATTGAGACAATACATGCTTCTGGGACGGATTAGTGCTCACTTCCAGAGCTGGAGTGAACTGTGGTTTGGGAAGCACATGGGCACCTGTGTGAAAAGCAAGTACTTTAATAAACCAGCATCTGTTTTCAGCTGCCCTGGAAGATCATGGGAGTTGGGGCACCGGGGGGATGCTCTGCAGCTGATCAGGTTCCACACAAACAAAGGATGCAAAAGCTTGGGGCACACAGATAAAACCAAAGGTCTTTCAAAGGGATAGAGCATCAGAACAGTGTTCTCTAAAGTGCTTCTGGGATATTTGTATTTGCATCACCTTTCTTACTAGCCAAACAAGTCCCTGACACTATGTTCAGCTCCCCATGAGCACAAGCCGATGCCTCCTCAAATAAAAGGATAGGAAAACTCAACTGTTGCTTTGAAACAGCATTATTCACCAAGAAGTTGGATCTCTTGGATCCCTTTACAAAAACTGGAAAGGTCTTTGTTGCTCCTGAGGACTGAATGCCAGCTCACATTCTGTGTgtaaatatacatttaaaaaagtCTCCGTAGCTGTCAGTGAGCAATTGAAGCATCGTTCTGAGGCAGTCAGCTGTACTGCAATGTCATGGGCTGAGAATCTTCTTTTAATTGCAACTGACACACATAATTATACAACTGATCTCTGTGAACACGAGGTTGCCAAGAAACTTAACATTTTGCTTCTCCCCAGACTGGCGTCTATAGAGAAGATACCATCACACTGAATGAAATACATTAAGACTTAATTGCTTCATACAATGAgtctccagagagagacaagTAAGTTTGCTTGGAGAAATACAGCATTGTTTGAAGGTACCTTCaactaatttttctcttttctgaaggAAGGAACACTATATTGttaagacattttttaaagcttataAATGCAGCAGAATAAAGTGGTCTGCTAGAAATAGCAGGAGCACCTGAAGGGGCAGGAATGGAAGCAGATGGATAATGATAATAGATTCAGAAGACCATACACAGTTTCCCACTTTGAGCTGATTCCTCTGCTTTTGAGGATAGCCTTGAGTGAAGTTTTTGAAATTTACAAATATTgatagaaccacagaataatTCAGGTGGGAAGAAACACAAGGAGGTTCAAATTCCCACAAGGCAGAATCAACTCTGCACTCAGATCAGGTTACAAATGGTAAAAAGAATGAGTCAAAATTATTAATAGGCCATTAGATGACTTAAAAGTCATCCTCATTAATACCTCACCAAATACTACTCATCATGGGTAAGACCTGTGAAGTCCATTTGCTATTTGTTTCAGGATGTGATCCCTGACTGAATTGTACAGTGTATTGGAACACCAGAATTCCCCAGGGCATAAAGACGGAACCCTTATCAAGCCCTTCCTTCTCAATGCTGAACTCAGAAAGAAGACACCTAAGTGAGGTCCTGGGTGCTCCATCTCCTTGTAACTTGGTAACTGGACCCTAATTAAGCCCAGAATTTGGCCCCAGATTGCCTTTCCTCCATCAGCTATAAGATGATGAATGGAAAACATCATCTCACAGCTATGGGCTACAGCACCTCAGTTTCTAAAGACTTCAAGGTTTCAGTAAATGCatcctgcttaaaaaaaaaattaaaaaaaaaaggaagataacaTGTTTGGGtatttcacagcttttaaagCCTCCCTGGGCTCTCCTATTTTGGGCAGCATGGTTTATGGCTATTGTATCTGCAGCatgttctttttgttgtttattctttaaggcttcttttttttcccccatccccaGAGACAGGTTATGTAACCACCTCCCCACTCTACTCCCAACATATACACAGCAATGCCTTCACATGACCAGTCCTACAAAGGAGAGCAGTCAGACCACCGGGATGTTGTCCTTTTCTCATACCACAGTCTCGTTCCCTTTGCCGGGTTTCACCCAACCATCTGCTCTCTTCTCCCGTTTAACTTTTCCTGAGTTCACCAGCCTGTTGGAGCACTTCTGCCACGTGTGCAGAGTTTTGGCTGACCAGATCCACATACCTGATGTAATACCCACCAGAAGGGACATGAAAATTTTGAGCATCTCCACTGCCATGTTCGAATCATCTGCCGAGTAGCGGAAAATGGCCCAGTTGGAGATTTCGTAGAAATAACAGGCAATGACACATGTTGCTGGGACGGTGTACAGCACTGAAAAGACCCCGATTTTGACCATCAGTCTTTCCAGTTTGTCAGTTTTAGTTCCATCTTTCTGGAGATTAGACCTGATTTTAAATAAGGCCACGAGTCCTGCTGCAATGAATAAAGTCCCAATGACCAGGTAGGTAAAAAGCGGAGCCACAACAAAGCCCGTCAGCGCATCCAGGTTCTGGTTCCCAACATAGCAGAGGCCGGTGAGCTCATCTGCATCTACAAGTCTCATAATCAAAATGACAATGGTCTTCACGGCCGGGATGGCCCAGGCTGCGATGTGGAAATAGGAGCTGTGCATTTCGATAGCTTCATGGCCCCACTTGAGTCCCGCAGCCAGAAACCACGTCAGTGTCAGAATAACCCACCAGATGGAGCTAGCCATCCCGAAAAAGTACATCAGCAGGAAAATTATCGCACATCCTGTGTTCTTAAGACCTTCTTGGATAAGAACAGGTTCTGCTGCCTCTTCAAAATCACAGGATATCCTTTCCCGGCCCACAGTTAGCCTCACAATATAAGCAATGCTATAAATATTGTAGCACATGCTCAAAAATATGATTGGACGCTCTGGGTAGGAAAATCTGGATGAATCAATCAGGAAGGTCAGGACCGTGAAGGCAGTCGAGATGAAGCAAAGACTGGCCCATATGGCCATCCAGATATCTGTGAATTCCTTAGCTGACCTGCTGTACA
This Corvus moneduloides isolate bCorMon1 chromosome 2, bCorMon1.pri, whole genome shotgun sequence DNA region includes the following protein-coding sequences:
- the FZD4 gene encoding frizzled-4 translates to MCQNLGYNVTKMPNLVGHELQADAELQLTTFTPLIQYGCSSQLQFFLCSVYVPMCTEKINIPIGPCGGMCLSVKRRCEPVLKEFGFAWPDSLNCSKFPPQNDHNHMCMEGPGDEEVPLHSKTSLQPGEECHGMGSNSDQYIWVKRSLSCVLKCGYDAGLYSRSAKEFTDIWMAIWASLCFISTAFTVLTFLIDSSRFSYPERPIIFLSMCYNIYSIAYIVRLTVGRERISCDFEEAAEPVLIQEGLKNTGCAIIFLLMYFFGMASSIWWVILTLTWFLAAGLKWGHEAIEMHSSYFHIAAWAIPAVKTIVILIMRLVDADELTGLCYVGNQNLDALTGFVVAPLFTYLVIGTLFIAAGLVALFKIRSNLQKDGTKTDKLERLMVKIGVFSVLYTVPATCVIACYFYEISNWAIFRYSADDSNMAVEMLKIFMSLLVGITSGMWIWSAKTLHTWQKCSNRLVNSGKVKREKRADGWVKPGKGNETVV